A stretch of the Sulfolobus acidocaldarius SUSAZ genome encodes the following:
- a CDS encoding single-stranded DNA exonuclease, producing the protein MESFLNEPSKEELRNLVSEIVSSSKPLCMKSSYTIDSLIASFLLGKYTDSSFMLTLSSECPVKLEQNSNGDRLIKFKDKTYFLGSTSFSSIFPLSSEDLLPMIIGIVSSLIIERRELTNVEKSVIEDMKNLGVSVEKNLKIPNYKNLPLFFSLTISFDPYIPGMSGNREGTIKALKEIGISETERLEEINETKLNTLLYKITSSVIKVNPKFSRNDLITDRILYMDYDSLELAFSAMYFLDLKGAGELFQVVMTPSYSETLITRFRDEMARGYRIDSIVDFNKYYLISTDLKSPLLAYIVYSQQGKVKRDKPVIIKNGEIMYTSRYFMPYSSKEGLIKVENKDFS; encoded by the coding sequence TTGGAAAGTTTCTTAAACGAGCCTTCAAAAGAGGAGCTCAGAAACCTAGTTAGCGAGATAGTGTCCTCTTCCAAACCTTTATGTATGAAATCGTCTTACACAATTGATTCTCTAATAGCATCATTTCTCTTAGGAAAATACACTGATTCCAGTTTCATGTTAACCTTGAGCTCAGAGTGTCCAGTAAAGTTAGAACAAAACTCAAACGGAGACAGATTAATAAAATTTAAAGATAAAACGTACTTCCTAGGGAGTACATCCTTTTCATCTATATTCCCCTTATCCTCTGAGGACTTACTTCCAATGATTATAGGTATTGTGTCGTCGTTAATAATTGAAAGACGGGAACTTACTAATGTGGAGAAAAGTGTGATCGAAGATATGAAAAACTTAGGAGTTTCAGTAGAGAAGAACCTTAAGATTCCCAACTATAAAAACTTGCCTCTATTCTTCTCCCTTACCATATCCTTTGATCCCTATATACCAGGAATGAGTGGAAACAGGGAAGGCACAATAAAAGCCTTAAAGGAGATAGGAATTAGTGAAACCGAGAGACTAGAGGAAATCAATGAGACAAAGTTAAACACATTACTTTACAAAATAACTAGCAGTGTAATTAAAGTAAATCCGAAATTTTCTAGAAACGACTTAATTACGGACAGGATTTTGTACATGGATTACGATTCACTAGAGCTAGCCTTTTCTGCTATGTATTTCCTTGATCTGAAAGGTGCAGGAGAGCTTTTTCAGGTAGTTATGACACCTAGTTACAGTGAGACCTTAATTACAAGATTCAGAGACGAGATGGCAAGAGGATATAGGATTGATAGTATAGTGGACTTTAATAAGTATTACCTTATAAGTACTGATTTGAAGTCACCGTTACTTGCGTATATTGTCTACTCTCAGCAAGGTAAAGTTAAGAGAGACAAACCAGTCATAATAAAGAATGGAGAAATAATGTATACAAGTAGATATTTTATGCCTTATTCCTCAAAAGAGGGATTGATAAAAGTTGAAAATAAAGATTTCAGTTAA
- a CDS encoding 50S ribosomal protein L16, which yields MPLRPGRCYRKFSGPAYTRREYIPGIPMPKITKFVMGNINGDYDYELRLITTEKGQIRHNALEAARVIALKYLSKKLASEQNFALVVTKYPHHVIRENKMMAFAGADRLQDGMRLSFGKPIGTAARLEKLGELVMYVRVKKEHLEAAKEALKIASSKLPIRTKIEISALNKEAAAQ from the coding sequence ATGCCATTAAGACCAGGAAGATGTTACAGGAAGTTTTCAGGTCCAGCTTATACCAGAAGAGAATATATCCCAGGTATCCCAATGCCTAAGATCACAAAGTTTGTAATGGGAAATATTAATGGAGATTATGATTATGAGTTAAGGCTAATAACTACTGAGAAAGGGCAGATAAGACATAACGCATTAGAGGCTGCACGTGTAATTGCACTAAAGTATTTATCAAAGAAATTAGCCTCTGAACAGAACTTTGCTTTAGTTGTAACTAAATACCCACATCATGTAATAAGGGAAAACAAAATGATGGCTTTCGCAGGAGCAGATAGATTGCAAGATGGTATGAGACTATCATTTGGGAAGCCGATAGGTACAGCTGCAAGGCTAGAGAAGTTGGGAGAGCTTGTGATGTATGTAAGAGTGAAGAAGGAACACTTAGAGGCTGCAAAAGAAGCCCTGAAAATAGCCTCATCGAAGTTGCCTATTAGAACTAAAATCGAGATATCAGCTCTAAATAAAGAGGCAGCAGCTCAGTGA